The Hymenobacter sp. DG25A nucleotide sequence GGTAGGCCTGATGGGCGCCGTAGCCGATAGTGTAATCCGGAATGGCGGCAAGTCCATTGGGGTTATTCCCGACTTTTTGGCCGATAAGGAGCTGGCGCATATGGGCCTCACGGAGCTGCACGTAGTGAAAAGCATGCACGAGCGGAAGCTGCTGATGGCCGACCTGGCCGAAGGCTTTATTGCCATGCCGGGCGGTTTCGGCACGCTGGAAGAGCTGTTTGAAGTGCTGACCTGGGGCCAGCTGGGCCTGCACCAGAAGCCCAGCGGTGTTTTCAACGTGAATGGCTTCTACAACCACCAACTGCAATTCCTGGATAAGATGGTGGACGAAGGCTTTCTGCGCCCCGAAAACCGCGCCCAGCTGCAGCAGGACGATACGCCCGCCGGCCTGATTGATAAGATGCTGGCCTACCAGCCCACCAACCTGGAGAAATGGCTGACGGTGCCCCGTACCTAAGGGCTTAAACGCCGGCGCAAACCCTGTTCTTTCCCTGGAAAAAACAATATCTTGCTGTTGCTGGTTGGCCGGAAGAACAATTCAAATTCACGTAGACCTGTACCGAACTCCCTATTCGTATGAAAGCTTTTTTCTTAGTTG carries:
- a CDS encoding TIGR00730 family Rossman fold protein, producing the protein MKSVAVYCGASSGFNEIYRQQADLMGQELVRRGLTLVYGGGRVGLMGAVADSVIRNGGKSIGVIPDFLADKELAHMGLTELHVVKSMHERKLLMADLAEGFIAMPGGFGTLEELFEVLTWGQLGLHQKPSGVFNVNGFYNHQLQFLDKMVDEGFLRPENRAQLQQDDTPAGLIDKMLAYQPTNLEKWLTVPRT